In Doryrhamphus excisus isolate RoL2022-K1 chromosome 7, RoL_Dexc_1.0, whole genome shotgun sequence, one genomic interval encodes:
- the LOC131132371 gene encoding gamma-aminobutyric acid receptor-associated protein-like 2 — MKWMFKEDHSLEHRCIESAKIRNKYPDRVPVIVEKVSGSQIVDIDKRKYLVPSDITVAQFMWIIRKRIQLPSEKAIFLFVDKTVPQSSITMGQLYEKEKDEDGFLYVAYSGENTFGF, encoded by the exons ATGAAATGGATGTTCAAAGAGGATCATTCCTTGG AACATCGATGCATAGAATCGGCCAAAATCCGCAACAAGTACCCCGACAGGGTCCCG GTGATTGTTGAGAAAGTCTCTGGATCCCAGATAGTGGACATTGACAAAAGGAAGTACCTGGTCCCGTCCGACATCACAGTGGCTCAGTTCATGTGGATCATCAGGAAACGCATTCAGCTGCCCTCCGAGAAGGCCATCTTCCTGTTTGTGGACAAGACGGTCCCCCAGTCCAG CATCACTATGGGACAGCTCTATGAGAAAGAGAAAGACGAAGACGGCTTTTTATACGTGGCGTACAGCGGCGAAAACACCTTCGGCTTTTAG